Proteins from one Hydrogenophaga sp. SL48 genomic window:
- the tgt gene encoding tRNA guanosine(34) transglycosylase Tgt, which produces MLQFDLLKTEGHARRGRLTLNHGVVETPIFMPVGTYGTVKGVMPASLEDMGAQIILGNTFHLWMRPGREVMASFGGLHAFEQWHMPILTDSGGFQVWSLGAMRKITEEGVTFASPVNGDKLFMSPEVSMQIQTGLNSDIVMQLDECTPYETNGHLTTEAEARKSMEMSRRWAVRSKDEFARLENPNALFGIVQGGMFEHLRQESLEALVEMDFPGYAIGGVSVGEPKEQMLQIMAHTPHRLPAHKPRYLMGVGTPEDLVQGVADGVDMFDCVMPTRNARNGTLFTRFGDLKIRNARHKTDHQPLDATCTCHACAGRAGVSWDDGGRDGFSRAYLHHLDRCGEMLGPMLSTIHNLHYYLNLMREVREALDAGRFEAFRAQFKADRARGV; this is translated from the coding sequence ATGCTCCAGTTCGACCTGCTCAAGACCGAAGGCCACGCGCGCCGTGGCCGCCTCACCCTCAACCACGGCGTGGTCGAGACCCCCATCTTCATGCCGGTGGGCACCTACGGCACGGTCAAGGGCGTGATGCCCGCCAGCCTCGAAGACATGGGCGCCCAGATCATCCTGGGCAACACCTTTCACCTCTGGATGCGCCCGGGCCGAGAGGTGATGGCCAGCTTCGGCGGCCTGCACGCTTTCGAGCAATGGCACATGCCCATCCTCACCGACTCGGGCGGCTTCCAGGTCTGGAGCCTGGGCGCCATGCGCAAGATCACCGAAGAGGGTGTGACGTTTGCATCGCCCGTCAACGGGGACAAGCTGTTCATGTCGCCCGAGGTCAGCATGCAGATCCAGACCGGGCTCAACAGCGACATCGTCATGCAGCTCGACGAATGCACACCCTACGAGACCAACGGCCACCTCACCACCGAGGCCGAGGCGCGCAAGAGCATGGAGATGAGCCGCCGCTGGGCCGTCCGTTCCAAGGACGAATTCGCGCGGCTGGAGAACCCCAACGCGCTGTTTGGCATCGTGCAGGGCGGCATGTTCGAGCACCTGCGCCAGGAGTCGCTGGAAGCGCTGGTGGAGATGGACTTCCCCGGTTACGCCATTGGCGGCGTGAGCGTGGGCGAGCCCAAGGAACAGATGCTGCAGATCATGGCGCACACGCCGCACCGCCTGCCCGCCCACAAACCGCGTTACCTCATGGGCGTGGGCACGCCCGAAGACCTGGTGCAAGGCGTGGCCGACGGCGTGGACATGTTCGACTGCGTCATGCCCACGCGCAACGCGCGCAACGGCACGCTGTTCACCCGCTTCGGCGACCTGAAGATCCGCAACGCGCGCCACAAGACCGACCACCAGCCGCTGGACGCCACCTGCACCTGCCACGCCTGCGCGGGCCGCGCCGGTGTGAGCTGGGACGATGGCGGACGCGACGGTTTCAGCCGCGCCTACCTGCACCACCTGGACCGCTGCGGCGAAATGCTCGGGCCCATGCTCTCGACCATCCACAACCTGCACTACTACCTGAACCTCATGCGCGAGGTGCGCGAGGCGCTGGACGCCGGGCGCTTCGAGGCCTTCCGCGCGCAGTTCAAGGCCGACCGGGCGCGCGGCGTCTGA
- the pyrF gene encoding orotidine-5'-phosphate decarboxylase, translated as MTFLDMLRGAERQNRSLLCVGLDPDPAKFPAGMKGDASRIYDFCAAIVEATADTVIAFKPQIAYFAAHRAEDQLERLMAHMKRVAPQVPVILDAKRGDIGSTAEQYAIEAFERYGADAVTLSPFMGWDSVQPYLKYHGKGAFLLCRTSNPGGDDLQNQRLATVEGQPRLYEHVARLAQGPWNLNGQLGLVVGATYPEEIERVRELAPTLPLLIPGVGAQGGDAVATIRAGYRTQGGETTGPVIVNSSRAVLYASSGEDFAAAARAEALRTRSVLEAARG; from the coding sequence ATGACCTTTCTCGACATGCTGCGTGGCGCCGAGCGCCAGAACCGTTCCCTGCTCTGCGTCGGCCTGGACCCCGATCCGGCCAAGTTCCCTGCCGGCATGAAGGGCGACGCCTCGCGCATCTACGACTTCTGCGCGGCCATCGTCGAGGCCACGGCCGACACCGTGATCGCCTTCAAGCCGCAGATCGCCTACTTCGCGGCCCACCGCGCCGAAGACCAGCTGGAGCGCCTGATGGCGCACATGAAGCGCGTGGCGCCGCAAGTGCCCGTGATCCTCGACGCCAAGCGCGGCGACATCGGCAGCACGGCCGAGCAGTACGCCATCGAGGCCTTCGAGCGCTACGGCGCCGACGCCGTCACGCTCTCGCCTTTCATGGGCTGGGACTCGGTGCAGCCCTACCTCAAGTACCACGGCAAGGGCGCCTTCCTGCTCTGCCGCACCTCCAACCCCGGCGGTGACGACCTGCAGAACCAGCGCCTCGCCACGGTGGAGGGCCAGCCGCGGCTGTACGAACACGTGGCCCGCCTGGCGCAAGGCCCCTGGAACCTGAACGGCCAGCTCGGCCTGGTGGTGGGCGCCACCTACCCGGAAGAAATCGAGCGCGTGCGCGAACTGGCCCCGACGCTGCCGCTGCTGATCCCCGGCGTGGGCGCGCAGGGCGGCGACGCGGTCGCGACCATCCGCGCGGGCTACCGCACCCAGGGCGGCGAGACCACCGGGCCGGTGATCGTGAACTCCTCGCGCGCCGTGCTGTACGCCTCCAGCGGCGAGGACTTCGCTGCGGCGGCGCGCGCCGAGGCGCTGCGCACGCGCAGCGTGCTGGAAGCCGCCCGGGGCTGA
- the yiaA gene encoding inner membrane protein YiaA yields the protein MTAPAHVAQRPTSAFIGASWAALLVGAVVYLMGLWNAQMLLNEKGYYFTLLMYGLFSAVSLQKSVRDRIEGIPVTGIYYGLCWVSLGISVILLTVGLWNATLAASEKGFYAMAFLLALFGAVAVQKNIRDVAQFRSAHPEIDGAAAE from the coding sequence ATGACCGCTCCCGCCCATGTCGCCCAGCGCCCCACCAGCGCCTTCATCGGAGCCTCCTGGGCCGCCTTGCTGGTCGGGGCCGTGGTCTATCTCATGGGCCTGTGGAACGCACAGATGTTGCTCAACGAGAAGGGCTACTACTTCACGCTGCTGATGTACGGCCTGTTCTCCGCCGTGTCGCTGCAGAAGTCGGTGCGCGACCGCATCGAGGGCATTCCGGTCACCGGCATCTACTACGGCCTGTGCTGGGTGTCGCTGGGCATCTCGGTGATCTTGCTGACGGTGGGCCTGTGGAACGCGACGCTGGCCGCCAGCGAAAAAGGCTTCTACGCGATGGCCTTCCTGCTGGCGCTGTTCGGCGCGGTCGCGGTGCAGAAGAACATCCGCGACGTGGCGCAGTTCCGCAGCGCCCACCCCGAGATCGACGGCGCAGCGGCCGAATAA
- a CDS encoding serine endopeptidase, with product MSKTLRLSENWFHRGLWLVAFLFAWFLTGLGSTIVGDLPQVEQTRSLEDFMDPQRTPVLKASIKTAERTAEEAQAALDQAQLKLQTARADNRAARETFDNWLATRRVTQRAEQDEEVLQRTRELDGLRQAERSALTAVEKQQQVALDARQTQQRAQAELRTLEDAARDSFVEAQRAQELRVFGYRLALTLPLLVLAGYLFKKHRKGSSWPFVWGFIFFALFAFFVELVPYLPSYGGYVRYIVGIVLTVIGGRYAIQALQRYLERQKLAEAQPAQTRQREMDYDQAQARMTKNICPGCERTVDMKDGKTDFCPHCGLCLFDHCGHCSTRKNAFARYCFSCGASAKEPPSEPGSASADLPPKAPEGAAAA from the coding sequence ATGAGCAAGACCCTGCGCCTGTCCGAAAACTGGTTCCACCGTGGCCTCTGGCTGGTGGCGTTCCTGTTTGCGTGGTTCCTGACCGGGCTGGGCAGCACCATCGTGGGCGATCTGCCGCAGGTGGAGCAGACCCGCTCGCTCGAAGACTTCATGGACCCGCAGCGCACGCCCGTGCTCAAAGCGTCCATCAAGACCGCCGAGCGCACGGCCGAAGAGGCGCAGGCCGCGCTGGACCAGGCGCAGCTCAAGCTGCAGACCGCGCGCGCCGACAACCGCGCCGCGCGCGAGACCTTCGACAACTGGCTGGCCACACGCCGCGTGACGCAGCGCGCCGAGCAGGACGAAGAGGTCTTGCAGCGCACGCGTGAACTCGACGGTCTGCGGCAGGCCGAGCGCAGCGCGTTGACGGCCGTGGAAAAGCAGCAGCAGGTCGCGCTCGACGCGCGCCAGACGCAGCAGCGCGCGCAGGCCGAATTGCGCACCCTTGAAGATGCGGCCCGTGACTCGTTTGTCGAGGCCCAGCGCGCGCAGGAACTGCGTGTGTTCGGCTATCGGCTGGCGCTCACGCTGCCCTTGTTGGTGCTGGCGGGGTACCTGTTCAAGAAGCACCGCAAGGGCTCGTCGTGGCCCTTCGTGTGGGGCTTCATCTTCTTCGCGCTCTTCGCGTTTTTCGTCGAGCTGGTGCCCTACCTGCCGAGCTACGGCGGCTATGTGCGCTACATCGTCGGCATCGTGCTCACGGTGATCGGCGGGCGCTACGCGATCCAGGCGCTGCAGCGTTACCTGGAGCGGCAGAAGCTCGCCGAGGCGCAACCGGCCCAGACGCGCCAGCGCGAGATGGACTACGACCAGGCGCAGGCGCGCATGACGAAGAACATCTGCCCGGGCTGCGAGCGCACGGTGGACATGAAGGACGGCAAGACCGACTTCTGCCCGCATTGCGGCCTGTGCCTGTTCGACCATTGCGGGCACTGCAGCACGCGCAAGAACGCGTTTGCGCGCTACTGTTTCTCGTGCGGGGCGTCGGCGAAGGAGCCGCCGTCTGAGCCGGGGAGCGCTTCGGCGGACCTGCCGCCGAAGGCGCCCGAGGGGGCGGCGGCCGCCTGA
- a CDS encoding DUF2145 domain-containing protein, whose product MKTFLRLWVVSCGSALLLMAPTAHAGRSCEQRPLTPLTLTHGLALAQQTAQALDAEFARSGARVVVLGRAGQDLGKYQLRYSHLGWAYKTAEGPWRVLHKLNQCGTGTGSIYRQGLGEFFLDDLWRHEAVWSVPAPALQAPLLALLTDPARSLRLHQRDYNMVSYAWGTRYQQSNQWALETMAMAAEPGVTSRAQAQAWLGFKGYQPSTLRLGALTRLGASASSAHIRFDDHPNDKRFSDRIETVTVDSVLDWLARTGLGSAPQRIVL is encoded by the coding sequence ATGAAAACCTTTTTGAGATTGTGGGTCGTGTCCTGCGGGTCGGCACTTCTGCTGATGGCGCCCACCGCGCACGCCGGCCGCTCCTGTGAGCAGCGGCCGCTGACGCCGCTGACGCTGACGCATGGCCTGGCGCTGGCGCAGCAGACGGCGCAGGCGCTGGACGCGGAGTTCGCCCGCAGCGGCGCACGCGTGGTGGTGCTGGGCCGCGCGGGGCAGGACCTGGGCAAGTACCAGCTGCGTTATTCGCACCTGGGCTGGGCCTACAAGACGGCCGAGGGGCCGTGGCGCGTGCTGCACAAGCTCAACCAGTGCGGCACCGGCACCGGTTCGATCTACCGCCAGGGCCTGGGCGAGTTTTTCCTGGACGATCTCTGGCGGCACGAGGCGGTGTGGTCGGTGCCCGCGCCCGCGTTGCAGGCGCCACTGCTCGCGCTGCTGACCGACCCGGCGCGCAGCCTGCGCCTGCATCAGCGCGACTACAACATGGTGTCTTACGCCTGGGGCACGCGTTACCAGCAGTCCAACCAGTGGGCGCTGGAGACGATGGCGATGGCGGCCGAGCCGGGCGTCACCAGCCGCGCACAGGCGCAGGCCTGGCTGGGTTTCAAGGGTTACCAGCCGAGCACGCTGCGCCTGGGCGCGCTGACCCGGTTGGGTGCGAGCGCCAGCTCGGCGCACATCCGCTTCGACGACCACCCGAATGACAAGCGCTTCTCCGACCGCATCGAAACCGTGACGGTGGACTCGGTGCTCGACTGGCTGGCGCGCACCGGCCTCGGCTCTGCGCCGCAGCGGATTGTGCTGTGA
- a CDS encoding MipA/OmpV family protein, whose amino-acid sequence MPKICHAFICAASAAVLLPGGAQAAEASFGDQQDDYLIGASVVNGNSHIGTAQGSTTDLKPLWAFQLGPLRVSRSRASALMSVGREALETGLSTEFKPTEDVSLSVSLRLDNGRSFEADPLLRGLPDIGTTVRARLSARRALGPRWSWSMNTDHDLLGRGGGLRLGTGVNYAYPYSEDTQLDFSLGTGLGNARYMQTHYGISLEGAQATGRDTYQLSGGLENLRAGLNFSTALGDHWVAFGGLEMSRILGRAARSPLVGRLATHSVTIGIAYRSR is encoded by the coding sequence ATGCCCAAGATCTGCCACGCTTTCATTTGTGCCGCGTCCGCCGCCGTCCTGCTGCCAGGTGGGGCGCAGGCCGCGGAGGCCTCGTTCGGCGACCAGCAGGACGACTACCTCATTGGCGCCTCCGTCGTCAACGGCAACTCGCACATCGGGACCGCGCAGGGCTCGACCACCGATCTCAAGCCGCTGTGGGCGTTCCAGCTGGGCCCATTGAGGGTGTCGCGCTCCCGCGCCAGCGCCCTGATGAGCGTGGGGCGCGAGGCGCTGGAAACCGGTCTGTCGACCGAGTTCAAACCGACGGAAGACGTCAGCCTCAGCGTGTCGCTGCGGCTGGACAACGGCCGCAGTTTCGAAGCCGATCCGCTGTTGCGTGGTCTGCCTGACATCGGCACCACGGTGCGCGCCCGGCTGTCCGCGCGGCGTGCCCTCGGGCCGCGCTGGAGCTGGAGCATGAACACCGACCACGACCTGCTCGGTCGCGGCGGTGGCCTGCGGCTGGGCACCGGTGTCAACTACGCCTACCCCTATTCCGAAGACACGCAGTTGGATTTTTCGCTCGGCACCGGCCTGGGCAATGCCCGCTACATGCAGACCCACTACGGCATTTCCCTCGAGGGTGCGCAGGCGACCGGTCGCGACACCTACCAGCTGAGCGGTGGCCTCGAAAACCTGCGCGCGGGCCTCAATTTCTCCACCGCGCTGGGTGACCATTGGGTGGCCTTCGGCGGGCTGGAGATGTCGCGCATCCTCGGTCGCGCCGCGCGCAGCCCCCTCGTGGGCCGCCTGGCGACGCACAGCGTGACCATCGGGATCGCGTACCGCAGCCGTTGA
- a CDS encoding glutathione S-transferase family protein gives MKLFVAPRAPNPRRVLMFLVEKGINGLDLVNVDLNGGEHKTEAFRAKSPLARIPALELDDGRVLTETRAICTYMEGRHPEPNLMGVDATERAFIEMADRRIEWYVLLPVGNCVRHTHPGLAALEQPQFPDFGRSQGEKLRETVAWLDAELQRQPWVAGERFTIADITLFCALEFARLMRFNAGEQGFAALQTWRDRVAERPSART, from the coding sequence ATGAAGCTCTTTGTGGCGCCCCGGGCGCCCAACCCGCGCCGGGTGCTGATGTTTCTGGTGGAGAAGGGCATCAATGGCCTGGACCTGGTGAACGTGGACCTCAACGGCGGCGAGCACAAGACTGAGGCGTTTCGCGCCAAAAGCCCGCTGGCCCGCATCCCGGCGCTGGAACTCGACGACGGGCGCGTGCTGACCGAGACCCGGGCGATCTGCACTTACATGGAAGGCCGCCACCCGGAGCCCAACCTCATGGGCGTGGACGCCACCGAGCGCGCCTTCATCGAGATGGCCGACCGGCGCATCGAGTGGTACGTCCTGCTGCCGGTCGGCAACTGCGTGCGCCACACCCACCCCGGTCTGGCGGCGCTGGAGCAGCCGCAGTTTCCCGATTTCGGCCGTTCGCAGGGCGAGAAGCTGCGCGAAACCGTGGCCTGGCTCGACGCCGAGCTGCAGCGCCAGCCCTGGGTCGCCGGCGAGCGCTTCACCATCGCCGACATCACGCTGTTCTGCGCCCTGGAGTTCGCCCGTCTGATGCGCTTCAACGCCGGCGAGCAGGGCTTCGCCGCGCTGCAGACCTGGCGCGACCGCGTGGCGGAACGGCCGAGCGCGCGGACCTGA
- a CDS encoding DMT family transporter has product MHALSRQQLILLVLLTIVWGINWPIMKFGVTGFPPLSFRSICMWLGLPVLALFLVWRKVPFRIGREHWRELAVLTVFNMLFWHTLAILAIQSLSSGRAAILGYTMPVFSALIGAAWFGQRLAGRAWFGVAAAALGVVLLLWHEITTLSGKPLGVGMMLVAAATWALGTQQIRRTRIPHPTLAISFWMTVITAVWMTAIAILFERDAWVWPTPPVWGAIVYNALGVFAFAQVAWLMLARDLPPIASTLSVMFIPVLGVFSGAWWLGEVLHWQDWTAVALVMLAIATVLWPSSAPRPDVRPS; this is encoded by the coding sequence ATGCACGCCCTGTCCCGCCAGCAACTGATCCTGCTCGTCCTGCTCACCATCGTCTGGGGCATCAACTGGCCGATCATGAAGTTCGGCGTCACCGGTTTCCCACCCCTGAGCTTTCGCAGCATCTGCATGTGGCTCGGCCTGCCGGTGCTGGCGCTGTTCCTGGTGTGGCGCAAGGTGCCGTTTCGCATCGGGCGCGAACACTGGCGCGAGCTGGCGGTGCTCACGGTCTTCAACATGCTGTTCTGGCACACGCTGGCGATCCTCGCGATCCAGTCGCTCTCCAGCGGGCGCGCGGCCATCCTGGGCTACACCATGCCGGTGTTCTCGGCGCTGATCGGCGCCGCCTGGTTCGGCCAGCGGCTCGCGGGCCGCGCCTGGTTCGGCGTGGCCGCCGCTGCGCTGGGCGTGGTGCTGCTGCTCTGGCACGAAATCACCACGCTCTCGGGCAAGCCGCTGGGCGTGGGCATGATGCTGGTGGCCGCCGCCACCTGGGCGCTGGGCACACAACAGATCCGCCGCACGCGCATCCCGCACCCGACGCTGGCGATCTCGTTCTGGATGACGGTGATCACCGCCGTGTGGATGACGGCGATCGCGATCCTGTTCGAGCGCGACGCCTGGGTCTGGCCCACGCCACCGGTCTGGGGCGCCATCGTCTACAACGCGCTGGGCGTGTTCGCGTTCGCGCAGGTGGCCTGGCTGATGCTCGCGCGCGACCTGCCGCCCATCGCGTCCACCCTGTCGGTGATGTTCATCCCGGTGCTCGGCGTGTTCAGCGGCGCGTGGTGGCTGGGCGAGGTGCTGCACTGGCAGGACTGGACCGCCGTGGCGCTGGTCATGTTGGCGATCGCGACGGTGCTGTGGCCCTCCAGCGCCCCGCGCCCCGACGTGCGCCCCTCCTGA
- a CDS encoding RcnB family protein: MPTLSTSLLRALILGLALGTALHGAQAAKPDWAEGGQSGKGHGKQGKGDKPPKIKHPPVARVITPTVTIQIGGYFNEPQRQATRAYYEPRVRSGKCPPGLAKKQNGCMPPGQAWKWRRGQPLPPSVVYYAVPAAVQVQLGLPPSGHKFVRVATDILLIAVGTGMVIDAIEDLGGL; the protein is encoded by the coding sequence ATGCCCACCCTGTCCACCTCCCTTCTTCGCGCCCTGATCCTTGGCCTGGCCCTGGGCACCGCGCTGCACGGCGCCCAGGCCGCCAAACCCGACTGGGCGGAAGGTGGTCAGAGTGGCAAGGGCCATGGCAAGCAGGGCAAGGGCGACAAGCCGCCGAAGATCAAACACCCACCGGTGGCTCGCGTGATCACGCCGACGGTCACGATCCAGATCGGCGGCTACTTCAACGAACCGCAGCGCCAGGCCACCCGGGCCTACTACGAGCCGCGCGTGCGCAGCGGCAAGTGCCCGCCCGGCCTGGCCAAGAAGCAGAACGGCTGCATGCCCCCGGGCCAGGCCTGGAAGTGGCGCCGCGGCCAACCGCTGCCTCCCTCTGTCGTTTATTACGCGGTGCCGGCGGCGGTGCAGGTGCAACTGGGGCTGCCGCCCTCCGGTCACAAGTTCGTGCGCGTGGCCACCGACATCCTGCTGATCGCCGTGGGAACCGGCATGGTGATCGACGCCATCGAGGACCTGGGCGGCCTGTGA
- a CDS encoding glutathione S-transferase family protein encodes MLDLYTAATPNGHKVSIALEELALPYELKVLDLSKHEQKTPAFLAINPNGRIPAIVDREADDFAVFESGAILIYLAEKTGRLMPTDAKGRSRVLQWLMFQMGGIGPMMGQANVFFRYFPEKIPAAIDRYQGECKRLFRVLDGHLADHEYLAGDYSIADIANWAWVRTHRWSGVEMDDLPHLKRWRDAIRQRPAAQRGIERPPSRVDLTRDGDAGVQKFAEEARRMVETGQSLKGGSA; translated from the coding sequence GTGCTTGATCTCTACACCGCTGCCACGCCCAACGGCCACAAGGTGTCCATCGCGCTCGAAGAGCTGGCCCTGCCTTACGAACTGAAGGTGCTGGACCTGTCGAAGCACGAGCAGAAGACGCCGGCCTTCCTCGCCATCAACCCCAACGGCCGCATCCCGGCCATCGTCGACCGCGAGGCCGATGACTTCGCGGTATTCGAGTCGGGGGCCATCCTCATCTACCTGGCCGAGAAAACCGGGCGCCTCATGCCCACCGACGCCAAGGGCCGTTCGCGGGTGCTGCAGTGGCTGATGTTCCAGATGGGCGGCATCGGTCCCATGATGGGCCAGGCCAATGTGTTCTTTCGCTACTTCCCCGAGAAAATCCCGGCCGCCATCGACCGCTATCAAGGTGAGTGCAAGCGCCTGTTCCGTGTGCTCGACGGCCACCTGGCGGACCACGAATACCTGGCGGGCGACTACTCCATCGCCGACATCGCCAACTGGGCCTGGGTGCGCACGCACCGCTGGTCGGGCGTGGAGATGGACGATCTGCCGCACCTCAAACGCTGGCGCGACGCGATCCGCCAGCGCCCGGCGGCGCAGCGCGGCATCGAGCGGCCGCCGTCCAGGGTGGATCTCACGCGCGATGGCGACGCTGGCGTGCAGAAGTTCGCCGAAGAAGCGCGGCGCATGGTGGAAACCGGCCAGAGCCTGAAGGGGGGCTCGGCATGA
- a CDS encoding MFS transporter, which translates to MTQSPVPRHILPVLVLAQFAGTSLWFAVNAVMPDLQRELGWPASAIGPLTSSLQFGFIVGTLVFALLAIADRFAPRRVFLFCALAGAACTVGAWAMVTHYEALLAWRFLTGVFLAGIYPVGMKIAAQWYSRGLGAALGLLIGALVLGSASAHALRALSGALPWPTLMLGVAALAAAGGLLLFVGTSDPPHAQARVTTLQWRALGTVWTDGRVRASVLGYFGHMWELYTMWVMVPLVLATRLQGTELSWAAFWVLGAGVIGCAGGGWVAQRWGSARVAAAQLATSGLCCLATPFLIDAAAPWFYAWLVLWGITVSGDSPQFSTLTARNAPPQAVGSVLTLTNSLGFALSIVSILLFVSLAQTVSLGALLPWLAIGPALGLWAMARLVREEQQKVTGFR; encoded by the coding sequence ATGACGCAGTCCCCAGTTCCCCGCCACATCCTGCCCGTGTTGGTGCTCGCGCAGTTCGCTGGCACGTCTCTCTGGTTCGCGGTCAACGCGGTCATGCCGGACCTGCAGCGCGAGCTGGGCTGGCCGGCTTCGGCCATCGGCCCGCTCACGTCGTCGCTGCAGTTCGGCTTCATCGTCGGCACGCTGGTCTTCGCCCTGCTCGCCATCGCCGACCGCTTCGCGCCGCGCCGCGTGTTCCTGTTCTGCGCGCTCGCGGGCGCGGCCTGCACGGTGGGCGCCTGGGCCATGGTCACGCACTACGAAGCCCTGTTGGCCTGGCGCTTTCTCACCGGCGTGTTTCTCGCCGGCATCTACCCGGTGGGCATGAAGATCGCTGCGCAGTGGTACTCCAGAGGCCTGGGTGCCGCGCTCGGCCTGCTGATCGGCGCGCTGGTGCTGGGCTCGGCCAGCGCCCACGCACTGCGCGCGCTCAGCGGCGCCCTGCCTTGGCCCACGCTCATGCTCGGCGTGGCCGCGCTCGCGGCAGCCGGTGGCCTGCTGCTGTTTGTCGGCACCAGCGACCCGCCGCACGCACAGGCCCGCGTGACCACATTGCAATGGCGCGCGCTCGGCACCGTTTGGACCGACGGCCGCGTGCGCGCTTCGGTGCTGGGCTACTTCGGCCACATGTGGGAGCTGTACACCATGTGGGTCATGGTGCCGCTGGTGCTGGCCACGCGGCTGCAGGGCACCGAACTCTCGTGGGCAGCGTTCTGGGTGCTGGGCGCGGGCGTGATCGGCTGCGCGGGCGGCGGCTGGGTGGCGCAGCGCTGGGGCAGCGCGCGCGTGGCGGCGGCGCAGCTCGCCACCAGCGGGCTCTGCTGCCTGGCCACACCGTTCCTGATCGACGCCGCCGCGCCGTGGTTCTACGCCTGGCTGGTGCTCTGGGGCATCACGGTCTCGGGCGACTCGCCGCAGTTCTCCACGCTCACCGCACGCAACGCCCCGCCGCAGGCCGTGGGCAGCGTGCTCACGCTCACCAACAGCCTGGGTTTTGCGCTGTCCATCGTGAGCATCCTGCTGTTTGTCTCGCTGGCGCAAACCGTGAGCCTGGGCGCGCTGCTGCCGTGGCTGGCGATCGGCCCGGCGCTGGGCCTGTGGGCGATGGCGCGGCTGGTGCGGGAGGAGCAACAAAAGGTGACAGGCTTCCGGTAA